In one Musa acuminata AAA Group cultivar baxijiao chromosome BXJ2-5, Cavendish_Baxijiao_AAA, whole genome shotgun sequence genomic region, the following are encoded:
- the LOC103986432 gene encoding probable inactive UDP-arabinopyranose mutase 2, producing MSLKIEDNEVDIVIAALRPNLNTFLEEWRTFFSNFHLIIVKDPNLEEDLQIPPGFDHQVYTKSDMDRVLNGASINFSGHSCRYFGYLISRKKYIISIDDDCLPARDNSGVIVDSVAQHISNLQTPATPFFFNTLYDPYRQGADFVRGYPFSLRDGVECLLSCGLWLNIADYDAPTQIVKPHERNTRYVDAVMTVPLRAMMPLSGINIGFNREVLGPALVPGLRLDGEGKRRWETIEDIWSGMCAKVICDHLGCGVKSGLPYVWRGVGSDADNAMDSLKKEWEGVKLMEEVVPFFQSVKFPKTAVTAADCVIEISRMARENLASLNPVYAQAADTMEAWVDLWKVAGS from the coding sequence ATGTCTCTGAAAATAGAGGACAATGAAGTAGACATCGTCATCGCTGCACTCCGTCCTAACCTTAATACTTTTCTGGAGGAATGGCGAACATTCTTTTCCAATTTCCACCTTATTATTGTAAAAGATCCTAACTTGGAAGAGGACCTTCAGATTCCCCCCGGGTTCGACCATCAGGTGTATACTAAATCTGACATGGACAGAGTTCTAAATGGTGCTTCCATTAACTTCTCTGGACATTCATGCCGCTACTTTGGGTATCTCATTTCTCGAAAGAAATATATAATCTCAATTGATGACGACTGCCTTCCAGCTAGGGACAACTCTGGTGTCATAGTTGATTCTGTGGCACAACACATATCCAACCTCCAGACACCTGCCACTCCGTTCTTCTTCAATACACTCTATGATCCATATCGTCAGGGTGCGGATTTTGTCCGTGGGTACCCATTCAGTTTGCGTGATGGTGTTGAATGCCTGTTATCATGTGGTTTGTGGCTGAACATAGCTGACTATGATGCTCCAACTCAGATTGTCAAGCCACATGAGCGGAACACTCGATATGTAGATGCAGTAATGACTGTTCCGCTCAGGGCAATGATGCCGTTGAGTGGAATAAATATTGGATTCAACAGGGAGGTGCTAGGGCCTGCATTGGTTCCAGGACTGCGGTTAGACGGGGAGGGGAAGCGAAGATGGGAAACTATAGAGGATATATGGTCAGGAATGTGTGCGAAAGTGATTTGCGACCACTTGGGATGTGGTGTGAAGAGTGGGCTGCCTTACGTATGGAGAGGTGTCGGCTCAGACGCAGACAACGCTATGGATAGTCTGAAGAAGGAATGGGAAGGGGTGAAGTTGATGGAGGAGGTAGTTCCCTTCTTCCAGTCTGTGAAGTTCCCGAAGACTGCAGTCACAGCAGCTGATTGTGTGATTGAAATTTCAAGGATGGCAAGGGAGAATCTAGCAAGTCTGAATCCAGTATACGCACAAGCAGCTGATACCATGGAAGCATGGGTCGATCTCTGGAAGGTTGCTGGATCCTGA